The Congregibacter litoralis KT71 genome contains a region encoding:
- a CDS encoding conjugative transfer region protein family, translating into MTHRTVRFHRAVAIAICAGGLLCGSVAGLAKEMTIARYSTLTSVPTKEQLDVLAAPVTQVLPITVTRIGEAIAALLEPSGYRLAPALAAPVERNTLLALRLPEVHRDLEGIPLRSALKTLAGPAFMLVEDPVYRLVSFERCDNQEEGFSSKR; encoded by the coding sequence ATGACGCATCGAACTGTACGTTTTCATCGCGCTGTCGCTATAGCGATCTGCGCCGGCGGTTTACTCTGCGGATCGGTTGCCGGTTTAGCGAAAGAGATGACCATTGCGCGGTACTCGACGCTCACATCGGTACCCACAAAAGAACAGTTGGATGTCCTCGCCGCGCCAGTGACCCAAGTATTGCCCATTACGGTCACCCGCATCGGTGAGGCTATTGCCGCACTGCTCGAGCCGAGCGGTTATCGACTCGCACCAGCTCTGGCTGCTCCAGTCGAGCGCAACACACTGTTGGCGCTCCGTTTGCCGGAGGTGCATCGCGATCTTGAAGGGATACCACTCCGATCGGCCCTTAAGACGCTCGCGGGACCCGCGTTCATGCTGGTTGAGGATCCGGTATACCGGCTTGTGTCGTTCGAGCGGTGCGACAATCAGGAAGAGGGCTTCTCATCGAAGCGCTAG
- the parM gene encoding ParM/StbA family protein: protein MDALAVGLDDGYAVTKVALATGQLFAVPSRGRIGSAKITAVNQNDTGIAEYMSGDEHIAVGVDDFDATGFDDYPLSAVNRAIVQHALLAAGLSGRSIHAVSGLPVARFYHSDGQRRDALIASKTKSLLAPVQPLDGRPPVSIACHDVIPEALAAWYDHVIIEDGTEWVRLDESAVEAPLAIVDIGGRTTDFVVVADEKLWHQSSGSITCGLLDLRGSVAEAICAVHDLDSLSDAGVDQALTENTIRLFGKDHDVTAIVSKARQQIVLRIEQETRRRLGRGAELERVLFVGGGSVVLADAIRHWFPNQAIAPHPAFANARGMLKYLRYVGLPSE from the coding sequence ATGGATGCACTCGCCGTCGGTCTCGATGATGGATACGCCGTCACTAAAGTTGCGCTAGCAACAGGCCAGTTGTTCGCCGTTCCTTCTCGCGGCCGGATTGGCAGTGCCAAAATAACCGCCGTGAATCAAAACGATACTGGTATTGCGGAGTACATGTCAGGCGATGAACACATCGCGGTCGGCGTTGATGATTTTGATGCTACCGGTTTTGACGATTATCCCTTATCAGCAGTCAATCGGGCGATCGTGCAGCATGCACTCCTGGCCGCAGGTCTCAGTGGTCGGTCGATCCATGCGGTGTCAGGTTTGCCGGTTGCTCGCTTTTATCACTCCGATGGTCAGCGTCGTGATGCGCTGATCGCGAGTAAAACTAAGAGCTTATTAGCTCCGGTTCAGCCCCTTGATGGCCGTCCGCCAGTGAGTATCGCCTGTCATGACGTTATTCCCGAGGCCTTAGCCGCTTGGTATGACCATGTCATCATCGAAGACGGTACCGAGTGGGTTCGCTTGGACGAATCGGCCGTCGAGGCGCCTCTTGCCATTGTCGATATCGGAGGACGTACGACCGATTTTGTCGTCGTGGCAGATGAAAAACTGTGGCACCAAAGCTCGGGCTCGATCACTTGCGGCCTGCTTGATCTTCGCGGATCAGTTGCCGAGGCGATTTGCGCTGTTCATGACCTCGATTCATTGTCTGATGCCGGGGTCGATCAAGCGTTAACAGAAAACACGATCCGCTTGTTTGGCAAAGACCACGATGTCACCGCGATCGTATCAAAGGCCCGCCAACAAATAGTGCTTCGCATTGAACAGGAAACGCGGCGTCGCCTGGGTCGTGGTGCCGAACTGGAGCGTGTCCTGTTTGTAGGCGGCGGCAGTGTGGTACTGGCCGATGCAATCCGACACTGGTTTCCCAATCAGGCGATCGCGCCCCATCCGGCGTTCGCCAATGCCCGCGGCATGCTCAAATATCTGCGCTACGTCGGCCTCCCATCCGAATGA
- a CDS encoding MerR family transcriptional regulator codes for MHSIPKQLSRGTLAKRSGVNSETVRYYEKISLLPEPVRSAGGHRVYREDDLQRLCFIRRCREMGFSLEEIRGLLSLVDRQQVSCKRVKSIADEHLRDIRTKISDLKKMEKTLRTLSASCSGEDVPECPIIESLQIN; via the coding sequence ATGCACTCTATCCCAAAGCAGCTATCCAGAGGCACCTTGGCGAAACGAAGCGGAGTTAATTCCGAGACCGTCCGCTATTACGAGAAAATTTCATTGCTACCTGAGCCGGTTCGCAGTGCAGGCGGTCATCGGGTCTATCGGGAAGACGACCTACAGCGCTTGTGCTTCATCCGGCGCTGCCGAGAGATGGGCTTTTCGCTAGAGGAAATTCGAGGATTGTTATCTCTCGTCGATCGTCAGCAAGTGTCTTGCAAGCGAGTGAAGAGCATTGCTGACGAACATCTGCGAGATATTCGGACAAAGATTTCTGATCTTAAAAAGATGGAGAAAACGCTACGTACACTCTCCGCTAGTTGTTCTGGTGAAGATGTACCGGAATGCCCGATCATAGAGTCTCTGCAGATTAATTAG
- a CDS encoding GDCCVxC domain-containing (seleno)protein has translation MSEALEAFSTVTCPKCAHAEKEEMPTDACQFYYNCKGCGELLRPLQGDCCVFCSYGDVKCPPIQEGNACC, from the coding sequence ATGAGTGAAGCGCTTGAAGCATTCTCCACAGTAACCTGCCCGAAATGTGCCCACGCTGAGAAGGAAGAAATGCCAACAGACGCTTGCCAGTTCTACTACAACTGCAAGGGCTGCGGCGAGCTGCTTCGGCCCTTGCAGGGTGATTGTTGCGTATTCTGCTCTTACGGCGATGTGAAGTGTCCACCTATTCAGGAAGGCAATGCTTGTTGTTGA
- a CDS encoding arsenate reductase ArsC has product MKDILVLCTGNSCRSILAEAIINHLGKERYRAVSAGSFPTGQVHPKSLDILKKHGITVDRPLSKSWDEFADQSFDLVITVCDEAASETCPAFFGKCKRLHWSTPDPAKVTGSEEDIERAFEEAFQRLKQRVEAELL; this is encoded by the coding sequence ATGAAAGATATTCTTGTACTTTGCACAGGCAACTCTTGCCGTTCAATCTTGGCAGAGGCCATCATTAATCACCTGGGGAAAGAGCGTTATCGAGCCGTGAGCGCCGGAAGTTTTCCGACAGGTCAGGTACACCCGAAGTCCTTGGACATCCTTAAAAAACACGGCATTACCGTTGATAGGCCGCTAAGTAAGTCCTGGGATGAATTCGCCGATCAATCTTTTGATCTGGTGATCACGGTGTGCGACGAGGCGGCTAGCGAGACCTGCCCCGCCTTCTTTGGTAAATGCAAACGCCTGCACTGGAGCACGCCAGACCCCGCAAAGGTCACGGGCTCTGAAGAGGACATCGAGCGAGCGTTCGAAGAAGCATTCCAACGGCTAAAACAACGCGTAGAGGCTGAGCTGCTATGA
- a CDS encoding mercuric transporter MerT family protein, with product MSEQPIHSQPNSGRFAAIAGVVGAVLASSCCVVPLVLVTLGASGAWIGNLSALDPYKNYFALITIAFLGAGFWQVYFKEKVACEDGSYCTNPISGRVTKAALWIATALVLSALTIDWWAPLFY from the coding sequence TTGAGCGAACAACCCATCCACTCACAGCCCAATAGCGGAAGGTTTGCCGCCATTGCCGGTGTGGTAGGCGCAGTGCTGGCATCGTCATGCTGCGTTGTGCCGTTGGTGCTGGTAACCTTAGGCGCAAGCGGCGCTTGGATTGGCAATCTCAGTGCGCTTGATCCCTACAAAAACTACTTTGCATTAATAACCATCGCATTCTTAGGTGCGGGTTTTTGGCAGGTGTACTTCAAAGAGAAAGTCGCCTGTGAAGATGGATCGTATTGCACCAACCCGATCTCGGGACGCGTCACCAAGGCCGCGCTCTGGATTGCAACGGCACTCGTGCTCTCAGCACTCACCATTGATTGGTGGGCACCATTGTTTTATTGA
- a CDS encoding ArsR/SmtB family transcription factor, translating to METTSVVTALGALAHETRLQAFRLLIEVGPEGLPATEIANRLGVQKSLMSTHLNTLSRAGLTSVVRNGRQIIHTIDLSQTRDLLSFLVKDCCNGDTERCASLLDQILPIYDCESDCSIVQ from the coding sequence ATGGAAACCACATCTGTTGTTACCGCGCTCGGTGCGCTCGCACACGAAACTCGCCTACAGGCCTTTCGATTACTCATCGAGGTGGGTCCGGAAGGCCTACCCGCTACCGAGATTGCTAATCGACTCGGTGTTCAGAAAAGCCTGATGTCGACGCATCTCAATACCCTATCGCGTGCTGGCCTCACCTCAGTTGTAAGAAATGGCCGACAAATCATTCACACGATTGATCTCTCACAGACACGCGATTTGTTGTCCTTTCTGGTCAAAGACTGCTGCAATGGCGATACAGAACGCTGCGCGAGCCTATTGGATCAAATACTGCCCATCTACGACTGCGAATCTGACTGTTCAATTGTTCAATAA
- a CDS encoding ArsI/CadI family heavy metal resistance metalloenzyme translates to MKRMHIHIGVDHLGQAIAFYSALFGAQPAKLKTDYAKWMLDDPCVNFAISTGAARGVEHLGIQVDSSQELNAMRDRLKAADLTLFDEGETVCCYAQSDKSWIQDPAGVAWEAYQTMGEAAYFHSHDQKPEPASCCEPVKQTNDSTEAQDQAGNTE, encoded by the coding sequence ATGAAACGCATGCACATACACATCGGGGTTGATCATCTGGGTCAAGCCATCGCCTTTTACAGTGCGTTGTTTGGCGCACAGCCCGCCAAGCTAAAAACAGACTACGCAAAGTGGATGCTGGATGACCCATGCGTGAATTTCGCGATCTCCACCGGCGCTGCACGCGGTGTTGAGCACCTTGGTATCCAGGTGGACAGTTCGCAAGAGCTGAACGCTATGCGAGACCGGCTTAAGGCAGCAGACCTCACACTTTTTGATGAAGGTGAAACGGTGTGTTGTTATGCGCAATCCGATAAGTCCTGGATCCAAGACCCGGCAGGGGTTGCATGGGAAGCTTATCAAACCATGGGCGAAGCAGCGTACTTCCACAGTCATGATCAGAAGCCTGAGCCCGCCTCGTGTTGTGAGCCTGTGAAGCAGACAAACGACTCGACCGAGGCACAAGATCAAGCTGGAAATACGGAATGA
- the radC gene encoding RadC family protein, translating into MKTGKQAPKASSDRFSGLKTGALTEEEKASVINLALSVLALRHRRGRALNNPRNTQEYLRIKLADRKHEVFGTLFLDSQHRVLQYAELFQGTIDGAAVYPRVVVQEALGLNAAAVVLFHNHPSGVAEPSTADRNITKRLQDALALIDVRVLDHLVVSAGEATSFAERGLL; encoded by the coding sequence ATGAAAACAGGCAAGCAGGCCCCAAAAGCCTCGTCGGATCGCTTTAGCGGTCTCAAGACCGGTGCACTCACGGAAGAGGAGAAAGCATCCGTTATCAATCTGGCGCTGTCAGTGCTGGCACTGCGACACCGTCGCGGTAGAGCCCTGAATAATCCACGCAACACGCAAGAGTACTTGCGGATCAAATTAGCCGATCGAAAGCATGAGGTATTTGGCACGCTGTTTTTGGACAGTCAGCACCGAGTGCTTCAGTACGCTGAGCTCTTCCAGGGAACGATAGACGGCGCTGCGGTGTATCCGCGAGTCGTTGTTCAGGAGGCATTAGGGCTCAATGCCGCGGCGGTCGTGCTCTTTCATAACCACCCTTCGGGGGTTGCCGAGCCCAGTACGGCAGACCGTAATATCACGAAGCGCTTACAGGATGCATTGGCGCTAATTGATGTACGGGTACTTGACCACCTGGTGGTCAGTGCGGGAGAAGCAACATCTTTTGCAGAACGCGGGCTCCTTTGA
- a CDS encoding phage integrase N-terminal domain-containing protein, producing the protein MKNLNYQLKQLCQNNRDGSYSTQHNRERILTLAADQLHALGYRGLDARSLKPKHVEALVKHWQVGDISIGTQKNRMSALRWWAQKVDRQNVIARSNDFYGIPERSFVTNVSKAKDLNSEALGRIKDDYVRLSLMLQQAFGLRREEAIKIQPHYADRGDHLLLKDSWTKGGKARSIPIRTDSQRKILNRASRLAGGGSLIPPARNYVQQLRVYERHTSNAGLSKLHGLRHAYAQNRYVELTGWQCPATGGPVLKTLTHEQKISDRQVRLTISKELGHEREQITTVYLGR; encoded by the coding sequence ATGAAAAACCTGAACTACCAACTCAAACAGCTTTGCCAGAATAATCGGGACGGGAGCTACTCGACGCAACACAATAGAGAGCGGATTCTGACCCTCGCCGCGGATCAACTTCATGCCCTGGGGTATCGCGGATTAGACGCTCGATCGCTTAAACCCAAGCACGTCGAAGCGCTCGTCAAACATTGGCAGGTCGGCGATATCTCGATCGGGACGCAAAAAAACCGAATGTCGGCGTTGCGCTGGTGGGCGCAAAAGGTAGACCGGCAGAATGTCATTGCTCGTAGCAATGACTTTTATGGCATTCCCGAACGTAGCTTCGTGACTAACGTCTCCAAAGCCAAAGATCTTAATAGCGAAGCACTGGGCCGCATAAAGGATGATTACGTTCGGCTGAGTCTGATGCTCCAGCAAGCGTTCGGACTTCGGCGCGAGGAGGCGATCAAGATTCAGCCTCACTACGCCGATCGCGGCGACCACCTGCTGCTTAAAGACAGCTGGACCAAGGGTGGCAAGGCGCGGTCGATTCCCATCCGTACGGACAGCCAGCGGAAAATACTCAATCGAGCAAGTCGACTAGCGGGCGGAGGTTCACTGATTCCGCCAGCAAGAAACTACGTGCAGCAGCTGCGTGTTTATGAGCGACACACAAGCAATGCGGGTCTGTCGAAGCTTCATGGACTGCGACACGCCTATGCCCAGAATCGCTATGTGGAGCTGACCGGTTGGCAGTGTCCCGCGACGGGCGGCCCTGTCCTCAAGACGCTTACGCATGAACAGAAGATTAGCGATCGCCAGGTACGGTTGACCATTAGTAAAGAGCTCGGGCACGAGCGCGAGCAGATCACAACGGTGTATTTAGGGCGCTGA
- a CDS encoding heavy-metal-associated domain-containing protein, giving the protein MMKRNLILSAVLALSVSWILAAQYSWGTPQESSLVSQTFTVENMTCAACPITVRKAMSRVDGVHSVKVNFEAKTVTATFDPALTETATIAEASTAVGFPAQVRGEAP; this is encoded by the coding sequence ATGATGAAACGAAATTTGATCTTAAGCGCAGTGCTCGCACTTTCTGTCAGTTGGATTCTAGCGGCTCAATATTCGTGGGGTACCCCCCAAGAAAGCAGCTTGGTCTCTCAAACCTTCACGGTTGAGAACATGACCTGCGCCGCGTGTCCGATCACAGTCAGAAAAGCAATGTCTCGCGTGGATGGGGTGCACAGCGTTAAGGTGAACTTTGAGGCCAAAACGGTCACGGCCACCTTCGATCCGGCGCTTACTGAAACAGCAACAATCGCTGAGGCGTCTACAGCAGTGGGGTTCCCGGCACAGGTTCGCGGGGAAGCACCATGA
- a CDS encoding PFL_4669 family integrating conjugative element protein: MDQTLPPSNLLVETTAAHDEQLVPGKLRGEVTLTLQTQQAARLVRGRAHTAEKPAIIGLLSFAALCRTIGHGAYGDDPYAYWWEQKIDSALTDAHAVIDGEAGRLDALIAPDCGLTVAPACSEKPARIALNFTNADAYRAAYLIACYDQLVCRALTMAHTGQVPRQAAVQAINTGGRAVRRVLQTAMGYRFFGLERIDVLEQNERAVAAREAMGECPESLLERLESELVIVKKAGSAADSHETDPSSVAPEPSMEIETAEGCYMRDVEQESASHVKP, translated from the coding sequence ATGGATCAAACGCTGCCCCCCTCGAATTTACTCGTTGAAACGACGGCCGCTCACGATGAGCAACTCGTGCCGGGCAAGCTGCGGGGGGAGGTGACACTCACGCTGCAAACGCAACAGGCGGCGCGTCTGGTGCGAGGTCGTGCTCACACGGCTGAGAAACCCGCGATTATCGGCTTGCTCAGTTTTGCAGCACTGTGCCGCACGATTGGACATGGGGCTTATGGCGACGACCCGTACGCCTACTGGTGGGAGCAAAAGATCGATAGCGCCCTCACGGACGCCCACGCGGTGATCGATGGCGAGGCGGGGCGTCTCGATGCGTTGATTGCCCCGGATTGTGGCCTCACCGTCGCACCGGCGTGCTCCGAAAAGCCCGCTCGCATTGCACTTAATTTTACAAACGCAGATGCCTATCGCGCTGCTTATCTCATTGCTTGCTACGACCAGTTGGTGTGTCGTGCACTAACGATGGCACATACCGGGCAAGTGCCCCGACAGGCCGCCGTGCAAGCAATCAATACGGGTGGACGTGCGGTACGTCGAGTCCTGCAAACTGCGATGGGTTATCGGTTTTTTGGGCTAGAACGAATCGACGTGCTCGAGCAAAACGAACGTGCAGTAGCGGCACGCGAAGCAATGGGCGAGTGTCCAGAGTCACTGCTTGAACGACTTGAATCAGAGCTCGTCATTGTCAAAAAAGCGGGGTCAGCAGCCGATTCGCATGAGACCGACCCATCAAGTGTTGCCCCTGAGCCTTCGATGGAGATCGAAACGGCTGAGGGCTGTTACATGCGTGATGTCGAGCAGGAGAGCGCATCCCATGTCAAGCCGTGA
- the dmeF gene encoding CDF family Co(II)/Ni(II) efflux transporter DmeF, with the protein MHTHQMEEWTHAHVFGQDQQRAGERRTLLVVALTAVMMVVEIATGLISGSMALLADGLHMASHTVALGISVFAYVISRRLASDRRFAFGVGKINSLAGFASAILLLGFALTMAIESTDRLINPVAITFDQAIVVAAVGLVVNGISAWVLMSTPHEHGHSHGHHHDEEHDHNLRGAYLHVLADALTSILAIVALLAGKYMGASWLDPVMGIVGAALVTRWSYGLIREAGKVLLDNQADKHQLDDLRAAIEGDTSDRVTDLHVWCIGHGIFAAEIAVVSDDPKSPGHYKSLVPASLNIVHAIVEIHRFTDH; encoded by the coding sequence ATGCACACACATCAAATGGAAGAGTGGACACATGCTCATGTGTTTGGCCAAGACCAACAGCGTGCAGGCGAGAGGCGAACGCTTCTAGTTGTCGCACTTACAGCAGTCATGATGGTTGTCGAAATAGCGACCGGATTGATTTCTGGATCAATGGCTCTGTTAGCCGACGGTCTTCACATGGCGTCACACACCGTCGCTTTAGGCATTTCCGTCTTTGCTTACGTAATTTCTCGACGCTTAGCATCTGATCGACGCTTCGCTTTTGGCGTAGGGAAGATCAATAGTCTCGCCGGATTTGCCAGTGCCATTTTGTTACTGGGCTTTGCGCTAACCATGGCGATTGAGAGCACAGATCGACTGATTAATCCTGTCGCTATAACCTTTGACCAGGCGATTGTAGTCGCAGCAGTTGGGCTTGTTGTGAATGGCATTAGCGCTTGGGTATTGATGTCTACACCCCATGAACACGGCCACTCTCATGGCCATCATCATGACGAAGAACATGATCACAATCTACGTGGCGCATATCTACATGTGCTCGCAGACGCTCTGACCTCGATATTGGCGATAGTGGCCTTGCTGGCGGGCAAGTACATGGGCGCATCTTGGCTTGACCCAGTGATGGGGATCGTGGGAGCAGCCTTAGTCACCCGTTGGTCTTACGGCCTCATCCGTGAAGCCGGTAAGGTCTTGCTCGATAACCAAGCTGACAAGCACCAACTGGATGATCTGCGAGCAGCTATAGAAGGGGATACTTCAGATCGTGTTACTGACCTGCATGTGTGGTGTATAGGCCATGGGATATTTGCCGCCGAGATAGCTGTCGTGAGCGATGACCCTAAATCGCCGGGACACTATAAGTCGTTGGTCCCAGCAAGCCTCAATATTGTGCATGCAATTGTTGAAATACATCGATTTACAGACCACTGA
- a CDS encoding TIGR03759 family integrating conjugative element protein → MINARNAGLIVALLLGAGISEGSDPSQTAAVRTGTHDSGVLRTPLTEQERTRAAYWRLSESEWRRYRSLMDGIRGNISPSSLSPIEALGIHARDDAERQRYAEQWATLMREDAKRVLAFQQAYDTAGQRLFPAETLIDYDRLPDPTAKRDALWSHDRLLLFLRLDCRACEAVLARALARIDQVAGVDVFLIGIAADDDAAIRAWASDRGIRPDWVNAQRVTLNFGDSVLERIAPHGAEIPLIVRRRGDTLTLLDRGSL, encoded by the coding sequence ATGATTAACGCACGCAATGCGGGTTTGATCGTCGCGCTGCTTCTCGGCGCGGGAATCAGCGAGGGGTCTGATCCTAGCCAGACCGCGGCGGTACGCACCGGAACGCATGACAGCGGAGTGCTACGGACTCCGCTAACGGAACAAGAGCGCACTCGCGCAGCCTACTGGCGTTTGTCCGAGAGCGAATGGCGCCGTTATCGATCGTTGATGGACGGTATTCGCGGCAACATCAGTCCTTCGTCGCTGTCACCCATAGAGGCGTTGGGTATCCACGCCCGCGATGACGCCGAGCGCCAGCGCTATGCAGAGCAATGGGCGACTCTGATGAGAGAGGATGCAAAGCGCGTTCTCGCCTTTCAGCAGGCCTATGACACGGCCGGTCAGCGACTATTCCCAGCTGAGACATTGATCGACTACGACCGTTTGCCAGATCCCACTGCAAAACGTGACGCGCTATGGTCGCACGACCGGTTGCTGCTTTTTTTGCGATTGGACTGCAGGGCCTGCGAAGCGGTGCTCGCTCGAGCGCTGGCAAGGATTGATCAGGTCGCCGGTGTCGATGTTTTTCTCATCGGTATCGCGGCGGACGATGACGCGGCCATCCGTGCATGGGCGTCGGATCGCGGCATTCGACCGGATTGGGTCAATGCGCAGCGTGTCACCCTCAATTTTGGTGACAGTGTGCTGGAGCGCATCGCGCCGCACGGTGCCGAAATCCCTCTGATCGTGAGGCGCCGGGGTGACACGCTGACGCTGCTTGATCGAGGATCACTGTGA
- the arsB gene encoding ACR3 family arsenite efflux transporter — protein sequence MGLFERYLTVWVALCIASGVTLGAVAPGLFQAIAGLEYANVNLVVAVFIWVMIYPMMVNVDFSSLKDVGKKPKGLCITLVVNWLIKPFTMAGLGVLFFEYLFAGLVDPATASEYIAGMILLGVAPCTAMVFVWSQLVRGDANYTLVQVSINDIIMVFAFAPIAALLLGVTDVVVPWETLLLSVVLYVVIPLAAGYITRRILDGSGQEERIARFTARLKPVSVMGLLATVVLLFGFQAQTILDKPLVIALIAIPLIIQSYGIFIIAYGWAYLWRVPFATAAPAALIGTSNFFELAVAVAISLFGLNSGAALATVVGVLVEVPVMLSLVAIANRTRGHFPTPDPQL from the coding sequence ATGGGGCTATTTGAACGTTATCTGACCGTCTGGGTCGCACTCTGCATCGCTTCAGGAGTCACTCTCGGTGCTGTCGCGCCCGGCCTGTTCCAGGCCATCGCAGGGCTGGAATATGCCAATGTGAATCTCGTGGTCGCTGTGTTCATCTGGGTGATGATTTACCCGATGATGGTCAATGTCGATTTTTCTTCGTTGAAGGATGTAGGAAAGAAGCCAAAGGGGCTGTGCATCACACTCGTGGTGAATTGGTTGATCAAGCCGTTCACGATGGCTGGGCTGGGTGTTCTCTTTTTCGAGTATCTCTTTGCCGGGCTAGTTGATCCCGCTACGGCGTCGGAGTACATCGCCGGGATGATTCTTTTGGGCGTCGCGCCCTGTACGGCCATGGTGTTCGTGTGGAGCCAACTGGTCAGAGGTGATGCCAATTACACTCTGGTACAAGTGTCGATCAATGACATCATTATGGTGTTTGCTTTCGCTCCTATCGCCGCTTTGCTGTTGGGTGTCACTGATGTGGTCGTTCCGTGGGAAACGCTGTTGCTATCTGTTGTTCTCTATGTGGTTATCCCATTGGCTGCGGGGTATATCACGCGCCGCATCTTGGATGGTTCGGGACAGGAGGAGCGCATTGCTCGTTTCACCGCGCGTCTTAAGCCCGTCTCGGTTATGGGCCTGCTGGCGACGGTTGTGTTGCTGTTTGGTTTTCAGGCACAGACAATCTTGGACAAACCCCTGGTGATTGCGCTCATCGCCATTCCGCTCATCATCCAAAGTTACGGGATTTTCATTATCGCGTACGGCTGGGCGTACCTTTGGCGAGTTCCCTTTGCTACCGCCGCACCTGCGGCACTCATCGGTACGTCGAATTTCTTTGAGTTAGCCGTCGCTGTTGCTATCAGCCTTTTCGGGCTGAATTCTGGCGCTGCGCTAGCCACTGTTGTTGGTGTGCTTGTCGAGGTTCCAGTGATGTTGTCCTTGGTCGCCATTGCCAATAGGACACGGGGCCACTTTCCGACGCCAGATCCACAGTTGTAG
- a CDS encoding DUF3577 domain-containing protein, with the protein MTSNEAKYFDLMTTGIGYLSRVREITPTDGNPFLGITIAALRGSTDDAQYTHFDCVVSGQQAKDIVRQLQSAITEDRKVLVSFVLSDLIGQSFVFQHGDKAGEPGINLKARLLKIHWAKVDGESVFSRQAA; encoded by the coding sequence ATGACCAGCAATGAAGCAAAGTATTTTGATCTAATGACAACGGGCATCGGTTATTTGAGCCGCGTTCGTGAAATCACCCCCACGGACGGCAATCCGTTTCTGGGTATCACCATTGCCGCTTTACGTGGCAGTACCGATGATGCCCAGTACACCCACTTTGACTGCGTGGTTTCGGGGCAGCAAGCGAAGGACATTGTCCGTCAATTGCAGTCTGCGATCACCGAGGACCGAAAGGTGCTTGTGAGCTTTGTGCTCAGTGACCTCATTGGGCAGTCGTTTGTTTTTCAACACGGCGATAAAGCGGGGGAACCGGGTATCAACTTAAAAGCACGATTGCTCAAAATACACTGGGCAAAAGTCGACGGCGAATCTGTTTTTAGCAGGCAGGCCGCCTAA
- a CDS encoding site-specific integrase has product MTTTAHAISPLRQRMIDEMTLRKLSPKTQTAYLRAVEKLTRFVGRSPDTASAEDLRRFQLHMVEDGTSSVTANATITGLRFFFDVTLDRAEAMKNMSHVYQPRKIPEVLNVDEVAHLL; this is encoded by the coding sequence ATGACTACAACAGCACATGCTATCAGCCCGCTGCGCCAGCGCATGATCGACGAAATGACGCTGCGCAAACTCAGCCCCAAGACACAGACCGCTTACCTGCGAGCGGTGGAGAAGTTAACCCGGTTCGTCGGCCGCTCGCCCGATACCGCCTCCGCAGAGGATCTGCGGCGTTTCCAGCTACACATGGTCGAGGATGGCACGTCCAGTGTCACGGCGAACGCCACCATCACCGGCCTGCGGTTCTTCTTCGACGTGACACTCGACCGCGCCGAGGCCATGAAGAATATGAGCCACGTATACCAGCCCCGCAAAATACCGGAGGTGCTGAATGTCGATGAAGTCGCCCACTTGCTGTAA